In Candidatus Bathyarchaeota archaeon, one genomic interval encodes:
- a CDS encoding DUF3795 domain-containing protein, translating into MNPKYVEVGVCGLSCRLCPSYNSQAQSRCGGCKSPERMQVGCPFITCAVKKKGLDFCWECKESSSCEKWRAHRDASRAADSFKCYQTLEADIKFVLQHGIDCFEEQQKVRWRLLNEMLCEFNEGRSKSLFCVVATVFSVEELEQILTAARGNSKGLQIKEKARVMHSIIQGVADKRGYCLKLRKNTTTL; encoded by the coding sequence TTGAATCCGAAATATGTTGAGGTGGGCGTCTGCGGGTTATCCTGCAGGCTCTGCCCTTCCTATAACTCGCAAGCTCAAAGCCGCTGTGGAGGCTGCAAATCCCCCGAGAGGATGCAGGTGGGTTGCCCATTCATCACTTGCGCAGTTAAGAAAAAAGGGCTGGATTTCTGCTGGGAATGCAAAGAGAGCTCTTCATGTGAGAAGTGGAGAGCGCATCGCGATGCAAGCAGGGCGGCGGATTCTTTTAAGTGCTATCAAACCTTAGAAGCAGATATCAAATTTGTCCTGCAGCATGGAATTGACTGCTTTGAGGAGCAGCAGAAAGTCAGATGGCGACTACTCAATGAGATGCTATGCGAGTTTAATGAGGGGCGCTCCAAGAGCCTTTTTTGTGTTGTGGCAACGGTGTTTTCCGTTGAGGAGTTAGAGCAAATCCTCACTGCGGCGAGGGGTAACTCGAAGGGGTTGCAGATAAAAGAGAAAGCTAGGGTTATGCATTCGATCATCCAAGGGGTTGCCGATAAGAGAGGTTACTGCTTAAAGCTCAGAAAAAACACAACTACGCTTTAG